In the Nitrososphaerota archaeon genome, one interval contains:
- a CDS encoding LAGLIDADG family homing endonuclease, with protein sequence MEAVGVSTISKGEEKRRYLPLEIRATMYDDVIELKKQGLSYTQIQRKIYEKCEIRLPRSTISDWVNRKRHPLGKVNKFDGKPSLELAYAIGTKNSDGCLYFNNDRKYSIILAVNDKEFAEEFGKCLAKLLHRKEPYKPFWDKKHKQWRVECCSILLYKFLNKPLEELKPYIEYSKDCVSAFLRALFDGEGSIYVSRKRSRRILMLFNTNIELLNYAKYLLKKYFDIDATGPYLARKGGEILRFPNGKVVKTKKDYYYIYIRAKSLLNFYKYIGFTIRRKQQILIEANKEPLPLFLFSFY encoded by the coding sequence ATGGAAGCAGTTGGTGTAAGTACCATAAGTAAAGGGGAGGAGAAAAGAAGATATTTGCCATTGGAAATAAGAGCAACGATGTATGATGATGTTATTGAACTAAAAAAGCAAGGACTAAGCTATACTCAAATTCAAAGAAAAATCTATGAAAAGTGTGAAATACGATTACCTCGATCTACTATTAGTGATTGGGTTAATAGAAAACGACATCCACTTGGAAAAGTCAATAAATTTGATGGTAAACCTTCATTAGAACTTGCGTATGCTATTGGAACGAAAAATAGTGATGGTTGCTTATACTTTAACAATGACAGAAAATATTCTATAATATTAGCCGTTAATGATAAAGAATTTGCAGAGGAGTTTGGAAAATGCTTAGCTAAACTATTACACCGAAAAGAGCCTTATAAACCATTTTGGGATAAAAAACATAAACAATGGAGAGTAGAATGTTGCAGTATTCTACTTTATAAATTCTTAAATAAGCCATTAGAAGAGCTAAAACCGTACATTGAATATTCTAAAGATTGTGTTTCTGCATTTCTAAGAGCATTATTTGATGGAGAAGGTAGCATATATGTAAGTAGAAAACGCTCCAGACGAATATTAATGCTTTTTAATACAAATATAGAACTATTAAATTATGCTAAATATTTATTGAAGAAATACTTTGATATCGATGCTACAGGGCCATATTTAGCAAGAAAAGGCGGTGAGATTTTGCGTTTTCCAAATGGTAAAGTTGTTAAAACTAAAAAAGACTATTATTACATTTATATTCGTGCAAAAAGCTTATTAAACTTCTATAAATACATCGGATTTACGATAAGACGAAAACAACAAATTTTAATAGAAGCTAACAAAGAACCACTCCCCCTTTTTCTTTTTAGTTTTTATTAA